In Magnetococcales bacterium, the DNA window GTTCCGCCGCTTTTGGGGGTGGTGCCCCAGGAGGATAATCTGGATGTGGACCTGAGCGTTGCGGAAAATCTCCTGGTCCATGGCCGTTATTTTGGCCTCTCCACCTCCATTCTCAAAGAAAAAACCCAGGCGCTTTTGGAGTTTGCCCAGTTGACCAAGCAGGCGGATCAGCCGGTGCGGCAGTTGAGTGGTGGCATGAAACGGCGTCTGGTGATCGCCCGCTCCCTGGTGGCGGATCCAAAGCTGGTGGTGCTGGACGAGCCCACCACCGGCCTCGACCCCCAGGCCCGGCATATGATCTGGCAGCGGTTGCGGCAGCTCAGAGAGTCCGGCGTCACCCTGCTGCTAACAACTCATTATATGGAGGAAGCGGCCCAGATTTGTGATCGGATATTGATCCTGAACCACGGCAAGATTCTCGACCTGGACACCCCCACCGCCCTGATTGAGCGCCATGTAGAGCCGGAGGTGATTGAAATCAGAGGCAATGGCGCAAAACCCGACCCCAGCCGCTTCGAAAATCTCCCCTGCCGGGTGGAACCCATCGGCGACACCCTCTACTGCTACACCCACCGCTCCTGCGATGTCCTGGAGCCTCTGAGAGATGAACAGCACCACCTCACCTTCCTCCACCGCCCAGCCAACCTGGAAGATGTCTTCCTCAAGCTTACCGGGCGGGAGTTGCGGGATTAGGTGCCATATAGAGGTCACTTTGGGGGCAGGTTTGGTGATTCCCGGATGACTGGGATAGCCTTCTGATCAGGCCACCCCCCTCCCCCTAATTTCCAAATCAATACGATGGGGACGCAATACCCGATTCCAACGCCCTCCCTCCTTGAAACCGACGCGGTTACCAGAAGGGAGGGAAATCGGATTATTTCAAGCCCGCCTGTTGCAGGAGAGGTGTTTGGTTGGTCATTTCCAGATGATCGACTCGACTGCGCAGTGCCGCAAAACCGGCCAACGACTGTTGCAGAAGCGTTTTCAGGGTTTGGATTTCAGCAGCCTGGTTTTGGATGGTCTTTTGCTGATCCTGCACCACCTTGGTCACCACCGCGACGATATCCATGGGAGAGAGACCCTTGCGATTGGGCGTGGCCACAAGTTCGGGAACCTCCTCAGCGATAAAACCGACCTTGGGGTCATCCTGCTCGTTTTTGTAATTGAAGGTTTTGGGGCTCAACTGTGCCAAAGCCTCCCGGGCTGCTTCGCTGGAAAGATCGAAAATATTTTCCTTGAATTCCCGGCTGGAGGCATCGGTCCAGACACCCCCATCGGTAACGTAAGCACCGCTGGCCATGTGGAGGGGGTAGTCTGGTGAGGCGGTACCGATACCAAGGCAGCCATCGCACTCATCGTTGTAGCTTGAGTTAAGCCGCATTTTTTCGACCCCACTCTCCATAAAAACCATATGGCCACCATTGGTTTTCAGGGTCAGACTGGCGCTGTCGTTTGTTGCTTCAATATAGAGCTGGTTGTTGCTTTGATATATCTGCCCGCTGCTCCTCCCATCACCGCTGGCAATGCTGATGACGCCAGGGGTACCACCATCAGCCGAGTCCCCAACCTGCAGTAGGGATTCCGGCGAGTCTGTTCCAATACCAACGTAGCCATCACTGGTGATCAACATATCCGGATCAATGCTCGGCCCGTGCTCGGTATTGAAATAAATCCCCCCCCCATCCTTCTCATTAACAATCGCCATATTGTTGGCAACTTCAGAATTGGGATAATCAGCACCGTAATACGACAACCAACCAGCATATGATCCATTATCTCGAAATCCGATATAGGTGCTATGGTCTGTGGCGTGAGAGTCCAGAACCACCCCAGCATGTCCGGCTGTATTCTTCACATAAAGCACATTGTCGTTACTGGAAAAATCGTCTGATCCAATACCGATGTTACCTGCTGTGTAATAAAGATCGTTTCCTGTCAAATCCAAGCAACGATCTTCCAGATAGGTAAAATTATCATTCACCTCGCTGGCATAGATGGTAGTGCCACTGGTGAAACTGTTCGGCACCGTTCCGGCATGAGCTGTGGTGGCGGCTGTGGTCAGAGATATGGCGGCAATCAGAATTTTTCCGTAATCATTCACAGTGTTGCTCTCCCAGGATAGTCAACTAACACTATAAAAAGCATGAAGCATGATTGAATCTTTTCATACCCGATCAATCAAACTCACAAATATAGTTTAATTCGGATGTGGAGCATGTCCCATCATTCCAAGTACCAGGCCCACTTCCTGAGTCACCTATCATAAGCGCACAGTCTTCCTCTCCTCCATTATCATTTGGTTCGCCATCGTACCAATTTGTATAGGTGACTTCATCTCCTGTAACCCATGCAAAATCACCCTCCACCTCGTAATCATCTAAACCGATCCATGTATATCGATGTCCATTGGTGTGAACAATGTTGGAACTTTGAACAAGATTCATCACCTTTTCATTCTCTTCTTCCGATGAGATGGTTACGAGGTGACCACCTCTGTCTGAACAAGCAGATACTGCAGCATCATACGTTACCGCCTCTTCTCCAAGGGAATAGGCATGCGTTGCCAGTTCAGTGAGCAGATCTATTGTTTCTGCTTGGCTATTGACTGTTTCAACCAGCGTGTCAAAATTGGCATTCACCTCTGAAGAATAGATTGTTTCCCCAGCAGAGAATGAAAACGGCATTTCAATACTTTCAGCTTGAACACCGCTGCTGGCCAATGCAACGACTGCAGCAAGAATCAAGATACTTTGAGATTTACCCATGATTTTCCCCCAAAAAAAGTTTCAGTTTTTTTTATTGCCAGGGATCTGTTCCCC includes these proteins:
- a CDS encoding ATP-binding cassette domain-containing protein, producing the protein MSRVIEISGLLKKYAGETVVDRIDFDVQEGECFGILGPNGAGKSTTLRMIIGLTPKDAGELTVFGLPMSPEQKGVPPLLGVVPQEDNLDVDLSVAENLLVHGRYFGLSTSILKEKTQALLEFAQLTKQADQPVRQLSGGMKRRLVIARSLVADPKLVVLDEPTTGLDPQARHMIWQRLRQLRESGVTLLLTTHYMEEAAQICDRILILNHGKILDLDTPTALIERHVEPEVIEIRGNGAKPDPSRFENLPCRVEPIGDTLYCYTHRSCDVLEPLRDEQHHLTFLHRPANLEDVFLKLTGRELRD
- a CDS encoding tail fiber domain-containing protein; this encodes MNDYGKILIAAISLTTAATTAHAGTVPNSFTSGTTIYASEVNDNFTYLEDRCLDLTGNDLYYTAGNIGIGSDDFSSNDNVLYVKNTAGHAGVVLDSHATDHSTYIGFRDNGSYAGWLSYYGADYPNSEVANNMAIVNEKDGGGIYFNTEHGPSIDPDMLITSDGYVGIGTDSPESLLQVGDSADGGTPGVISIASGDGRSSGQIYQSNNQLYIEATNDSASLTLKTNGGHMVFMESGVEKMRLNSSYNDECDGCLGIGTASPDYPLHMASGAYVTDGGVWTDASSREFKENIFDLSSEAAREALAQLSPKTFNYKNEQDDPKVGFIAEEVPELVATPNRKGLSPMDIVAVVTKVVQDQQKTIQNQAAEIQTLKTLLQQSLAGFAALRSRVDHLEMTNQTPLLQQAGLK